Sequence from the Methanophagales archaeon genome:
ACCTCTAAAAGCCTGTCTTGGCTGTTGCAGAAGAAGAGATGGCTTTCACATCTGCAATCACTGCATCCAAAACCCTTTATATGCTCCAGTTGCTCATGCATCTTCCTCGCTATCATGCATTCCTCACGATTTGACGTCTCCTTAAATATCACTTCCCGTACATCGGCACCGGGACTCGCCAGGAGATAATCTATATGCCAGTGCAATCGCTTCTCACGACGCAGATGCCGCTTTATTCGCTGCTCCAATCCGGATAGAGCAGAGCCAACATAAGCATAAAAGCCAGACTTGAATTCTATTGTGCCCAGCTTCCCTATCTCCAGCTCCTCTCCTATGCTTTTCTCTATGATCAACACGTATACTCCCTTCATCTATCTGCCTCTACCCATATCTGCCTATACACGTCAGAACGCCGATGCACGACAGCGTTACTATCACACCCGCGATTAGCACCCCTGCAAGGATTGCTACAAACGCATGTCTGCACCGGATACCGAATACAAATGCCACTGCACTTGCAGTCCACGCGCCCGTTACAGGCAGGGGGATAGCAACAAACGGTATCAATCCCAATGAGCCGTATTTATCCATCTGGGCACTATAGCGCCTCGTTCTTGCGAATAACCACGCAAAGAATCGGTCAAAGATGCTGTATCGCCTCAACCAGTTTGAGACCGGTTCGAGAAAGAGGAGTAACGGAACAACGGGTAACATATTCCCTATCACTG
This genomic interval carries:
- a CDS encoding GIY-YIG nuclease family protein, which translates into the protein MKGVYVLIIEKSIGEELEIGKLGTIEFKSGFYAYVGSALSGLEQRIKRHLRREKRLHWHIDYLLASPGADVREVIFKETSNREECMIARKMHEQLEHIKGFGCSDCRCESHLFFCNSQDRLLEV
- a CDS encoding small multi-drug export protein; amino-acid sequence: MLECVRVALMAMVPFGELRASIPVGISMYGMAPLQVFVLSVIGNMLPVVPLLLFLEPVSNWLRRYSIFDRFFAWLFARTRRYSAQMDKYGSLGLIPFVAIPLPVTGAWTASAVAFVFGIRCRHAFVAILAGVLIAGVIVTLSCIGVLTCIGRYG